The Aminithiophilus ramosus genome contains a region encoding:
- a CDS encoding DUF2703 domain-containing protein, which translates to MAELIMRHYIVKDHDCEPCRETGETLRNLGSQMARRLAPLGVELKLQEAEMAEATEENLLRANQVTFSCPESEMAEIALEDILGLQVSHDSVEGDACTGCRTLIFEGRRFQKLPPGLLTDGLVRAAFSILEGGDGSGCGSCGGG; encoded by the coding sequence ATGGCAGAACTGATCATGAGACACTACATCGTCAAGGACCACGACTGCGAGCCTTGCCGCGAAACGGGGGAGACCCTCCGTAACCTGGGTTCCCAAATGGCCCGGCGGCTGGCGCCCCTGGGCGTGGAGCTGAAACTCCAGGAGGCCGAAATGGCCGAGGCCACGGAGGAAAACCTGCTCAGAGCCAACCAGGTCACCTTCAGCTGTCCCGAGAGCGAGATGGCGGAAATCGCCCTCGAGGATATTCTGGGACTCCAGGTCAGCCACGACAGCGTCGAAGGCGACGCCTGCACCGGCTGCCGCACCCTCATCTTCGAGGGACGGCGCTTCCAGAAACTTCCGCCGGGCCTCCTGACCGACGGGCTCGTCCGGGCCGCCTTCTCCATTCTCGAAGGGGGCGACGGAAGCGGCTGCGGCAGCTGCGGCGGCGGCTGA
- a CDS encoding PaaI family thioesterase, protein MERLPNSSGCFVCGTREENPQGLAVSIFWDEEARQTVIPIEASSGWCGYHGVIHGGIQVALADDAMAWAIRRGEGIWSVTAHMEATYRRPVKIDSPCRVLGRVVCRRGRKITTEAEIVDDEGEILAQFKALFVQMDEESLRS, encoded by the coding sequence ATGGAGCGTCTACCCAACTCGTCAGGCTGTTTCGTCTGCGGCACCCGAGAGGAAAACCCCCAAGGGCTGGCCGTCTCCATCTTTTGGGACGAAGAGGCCCGACAGACCGTCATCCCCATCGAAGCCTCATCCGGCTGGTGCGGCTACCACGGCGTCATCCACGGAGGCATTCAGGTCGCCCTGGCCGACGACGCCATGGCCTGGGCCATCCGGCGAGGAGAGGGCATCTGGTCCGTCACGGCCCACATGGAGGCCACCTACCGCAGACCCGTCAAGATCGACAGCCCCTGCCGCGTCCTGGGGCGCGTCGTCTGTCGCAGGGGGCGCAAAATCACCACGGAAGCCGAAATCGTCGACGACGAGGGCGAAATCCTGGCCCAGTTCAAGGCCCTTTTCGTTCAAATGGACGAGGAAAGCCTCCGATCCTGA